Below is a window of Oryza brachyantha chromosome 10, ObraRS2, whole genome shotgun sequence DNA.
TCACcgatgtatattttttaatcttaacttttagactgttaagaatatgtatattaaaattttactaattagttttgtttacaaatatgtcatttgacaaTCACTCCTTTATGTCCTCTCTTTCCACCTTCCATGCAATTTGTCCCTCCACTCACTTGCGCAACCATAGTAAGTGGTACTTGTGAGTAACCTAGTAAAGTGGTACTTAATCCGCTATTTCAAactcttagagcatctccaagagatgcCCAAAAACActtctaaaactaaaatttgggaGTGAAGGATAAAAATCAGGCTCCAACAGCTTTTTAAAACAGCTTCCAAACTTTTGGTGCTGCCGAAACTGGAGCCAAATGAAGCCAGATATTGGTGTAGGCTTGGCGTTCCCAATCACGTCTCCATGTGCACAGATCATCACCATTTTTAACTTCTATCATATGATTAACTCTCTGAAATTCTGTTGCCTGAATACCTTAAAACTTGCTTTgctttgattatttaaaatctagtcttagagcatccccaacagctcatctatcctgaaaatagagaatgaaaactataaattgagctccaacagaacaactatcctatcatctatttttagatgtcatccatattaggagagagaaccttcatatttagatgatctctctatcctccaaagagatgtagaggatgtcatatatggatgatctagtagAGTACAaggagatatgaaggatgaaactagtttagatgatcatccaaatgaagatatagatgaccaaatttagataagctgttggggatgctcttagataAGCACATTTAACCAATCACCACGAGCTGAACAATCCCACACATAACATAATTAGGAACTTCTTTGACTGATGAGCTAAACGTCTGAACACACTCTCTCCTTtgctttgttatttttgttctgAAGAGAGAACTCTTTAGTTTTTTAACATATTCATTTGTGAAAGAAGAATTTAAACTATTATCCAATCCTTTTACCACTCCACTTGTAATTTCCGAATCAATGAAACGACTAGTCccaacaactaaaatattggcATGAAAAACATGGGCATTGTTGGGGAGGGGTTGGTTTTTAGGCCTAAAAGCTTTTAGGATGCTCCCAATACAAGATTattgaaaatcaaattttagaaagcTCTTGAGATGCTTGTCTCTAATCGTATgacatgatttatatattactTCATTCgtactatattataaaatattttggttggCTAAAGTCACGGGTAACTTCCAACACGTATTATCCTTGGAAGACATGTATATCGAGgcacatttgttttattttgagtTGATGGATGCACGTCCCTGGTTTATATAAGATTTCCCGAAGTTACTGGTTAATTTCTTGCCAGATCGTGTATTAGGTGACACctacaatttttaatttttctgaaGACGTCGCACCATGTGCATATGCTTGGTACGTAATCCAATCTGACTCATCCATGAGTATGCACACATTTCGCCCCTAATCGTCAGAATTTGGTGAAAGGGATTAATTAGTGCTATATAGTCAGCCATAATTATGGAGAAAACAAATATGTATCGAAGTCGTTGCATCAgtcaagaaaaacaagactgcAAACCACAAAGTCTGGTACTATAGTattttgattatatatatccaCGCATACTAATCATGCATTATCTCTATCGTGGcgcattatatatatttaatctcTTTAATTTCTTGATGCCCAAGGGTTAGGGAATTGTAACGAATATGCATTTGATTCGTGCTTATCCATCGAACGTTATCAATTAGTACAAGACCAGAGAGTggactagttttttttttcagacgTAAAGAGACTACTTCAGTTTCGTGGAagatgtttttcaaaaaaaaaaaaaagtttcatgGAAGATTCAGCAAACTTTGTCAATAATCGAATCAGGTGTGTTTCCGTCTGACCTATTTTAACTTCAGTTTATAACTTCAtatcaaaaaagaaatttactCTCTTTCCTTTCCCCTGAATGACATATATCTCTCCTATGATTTGAGAGATTTGCTTCTTTTTATTGCATACAAGAATAATTAACAACCGTATACAGGAGAAAATATTTCGTTTCCTTCAGAAACAGTAAGTTAaagagaaaacatatatatccatgtgTGTGTACTTTTGTGCAAGAAGGATTAACGAAATACGTTCAAATCCTACATTTGATGTTGGCAATTTTCTGCTCAATTTGATACGGTCATAGTTAGTTATTcgaaaacggagggagcaatATTCATGTTTGATTTATCCTAAATTTGTAGAGAGTCATTTTCCCTGAATTTCTGGGGGAAAAGGTTCAACTGGCCGGACAAATTATTGGAGGGAACAGTGACTTGAGTCACTCGTTTTCATCAGCTAGCACATAAGAAAATAGCAGGATGATGTCGTTGATCGAtcgagggtgattgtttggctttctagaaaaaaatataaataacatatttataaataaaaaataatttttaaatataaattttatatatgttctcttattgatttaaaagcagagactaaaaaataaaattaataaaaaaaactttaaaatcaactctaaatttaatattagaaaaaaaaattaaattttaggttatgaAAATAAGCAGAAGTGTGACGGTGCTAGATAGACACACTGCTGGACCAGTGGAGAATGTCGCCATCTTGATCACGCCATGGAAAAAGATAAGGGAAACAATGTAGTAGCTCTCACCCAAAAGGACGATGGCCCTGTccacatccatccatccatctcaaTTGTTTCCCCCTTAATTATTCAGTGGATATGGCTCACTGGATGCTGCTGCACATATTGTTGTGGTATTGCTTTATTAGCAGCAAAGCTAGACTATTATTCCTACTTGGTGATCTTGCTCTTGCCAATCTTGATTTGGAATGTTTGAAATTGGAACAACTGTCGTGCCTTCTTGGGCACAAAGGCCAATAGTAATAACTCACCTGCtagctataaaaattgatatgaTATCTACGTCTAATacaatatacatatactaCACTACTAAATATCTGATGTCTTTCTTTCACTATTTGTAGAAGTTTGTGTTTTCgttggctataaatttatagtttgaCTATCTTTCTCTCAACTTATCtcatttttatctaaatacaaatctgatacataatttgtatAGATCACTTACATTATGTTTTTAGTCTCTCTCGTAAGGAGAAAGTATGTGGGAGTGACAACTTGCATTCtccttttcaaaatatagctggttttaccatataaattttgtctaaCTAACATCCAACCACTTCCACAGTATGAAGGGTGTTTGTGGTGACAAAACATACAAAATACCCCTTGAAGCATGTAGGCCCCGATGTTGTCTTTtgtaattaatgaaaaattacCAACGTGACTAATTTACTTCACAAGAAATAATTTGAGTTTGGTCAATGTGCTGGGGGTGTCATGCCAGACAACCAAGGATTAAAATTGATGGCACAAAGCAAAAGGAGCTAAAGgtgatgaaactagtttagggTTACTGATCAAGGCGTTGGAGCTGGTCAATTAGACTAGCTCTTTATTGTTCTAGGTTTGTCGGACCATCAACAAGGGTTGCTTGGGTTGGGCCAACGGTTTCTTATCTGAGCCCAACCCGGCCCGCTTCCGGCCCAGGCCCAaaagaacgcggccttaatCCTCCTAATTAGGGTCCTCCGATGGGCCCATCGGACGGCCCAGATCATCCCGGATTCAAATTCGGAAAGCCATCAaacccccccaaaaaaaacccaccccttcctctcctcccccaaCCACCATGTTCTccctctcgccggcgacggcggcggcggcggcggaggggtcCTCGTGGGAGTGTGATCCCTGCGCCCGCTCCTCCCGCCCGGGGTTCCGCTGCGGCTCCTGCGGCGCTCCGCCGCGGTGGGCCTGCGGCGGCTGCACGCTCTTCAACCCGAGCGGCACCGGCAAGTGCGCCGCCTGCAGGGCCTCGCGCCCCGTGGAGATCGACGACGAAGAGGACGGGGACGGtcccgcgacgccgccgcctccgagcGGCCCGAGGAAGAGGGCgtgcgccggcgaggagggcgagCGGGTGGACGAGTCCgatgcgccgcctcccgccgccaAGAAAGGTAGAGTTTGGGATTGAGCGCTCCGTGTTCCTGCGAATCACATGATCAGATGATTGCAACCTTTTCATGTTCCCAACAGTCGATCGTCCTACCATTGCTTtgaattttggtgaaaattgACAGCAAAAAACAATCACTTAGGCACAATGTCCTGTATAGATTTAATGTGAGGATAAGAAATATTGATATGAGATCCCAACTCTATTGAATCCCCTGAATTTGTGCCACCAATAGACTGCGACAGCGTACATATTGTGGTAAAATGGATTGAGGGTAATCGGGAACGGGTAATAGTGTGTTAATGGCAACTGCAATTGGCTAATTCTGTCGTAAATCGTAATCCACTTAAGTTAAAACAGTAACCGTGCACGTCAAATTCATGATCACAGTTGAGGAGGATAGAAGGCACTGTGGAAGGAGCGACGGGGACATGAATACATGGAATTGATTTGATTATGGTTTGTATTAGTAAACAAATTAACTGCAATTATAGGATAGAAGATATGCAAAATAATGGCGAGGTACTACATGGAATGGAATGGCCATTTGGTGTAGTCAATCCAACCGATCGGAGCATTCATTGTACAAATTGGTGTGCAAACTTCGAGAAAGAACAATTTCTCCGTTTTAGGTCACTCTTTCCATTCCTTTTTACTTGTCATTTAGAACATCGTCACAATATCCAATAGATATGTTAATTGATGgtttttaatcatatatttataaagtttattGAAAATCTTTGCACTTATGCatattttagtgatttaaGATTTCCTCTGACTGTATGCAGCCTAAAACATCTACTTGTGAACTGAAGTAGCATGATGAGACGAATACATTGTTTGCTCTAAGTTTGGCAATTCTGATCTGAATTTACAATTTTCTTGATATAGAATAATGTTCACCTGGTTCATTCTGCCAtttgttttaaactaaattacCATGATCAAGCAATTGTTCTTTCAGTGCTTCATCTTACTAATTGTTGAATGATTATGTAAGATATAGTCTGATATGCAAATTGCTAGGGTATTTTGCATCTATATCTTGGAGTTGCAGCTGTTCATGTGAGCAACCTTCGTAGCTAGTTTTACATATCTGTGATTGTAATTAATCTATCCAGCTAATTAGATGTTTATTTCTTCTTCGAACCTGTACATTTTTCTATTCTTCGTGGCTATGACCACATTAAGAGCTGGATATTCTCGCACAGGAAATTTTGAGAATAAGTGGGACAAAAAGACCTTCAAAATCATGACATACAATGTCTGGATCCGAGAGGATATTGAACTGCGTAGAAGGCTTGATGCTCTTGGAGAACTTATTCAACTTCACAGCCCAGACCTTATATGCTTTCAGGTACAGAATTCAAAGTATGCATCATCTCCTTTCCTCTTATCAATGAGTCTCGTATGTGGAACTACAGGAGGTTACACCTTACATGTATCAGCTTCTGGAAAAATCTGACTGGTGGCAAGAATATGAATGCCTGTTGTCACGTCAGATGGCTATGCGGAAGTCACATTTCTGCATGCAGGTAACACTTCTCTTAAACTTCAAGTATTACATGTGTTGAAGCTTCTGGAAGTTACAGTACTCTTGTTACAAATACCCAAGTTTATCACTCTCTATCTCTGTCTCTCCCCCTTTTAGCAGCCAACAAGATCCATTTTTTATCATGAATATATGCAATGGGCTGCAAAAAGTATGGATAATCATGCAAGCTCTTTAACACTTATCTTGCATCATTTCCCATCCTGTCAAGTCTAAACATCTCACATGGTCACAGTTGAAGTGTCGTGAGTTCAAGTGCAAGTTCTGCGTTAGTTTACTACTTTTTAGATAAAGTGcattaattatttagtttaCTTATATAGGTGCCACCTCAAGTTTGCAGTTGTATATCTCAAGCAGTCTAAACCACTATCCTTCcaaaatgttttcttttaaagtGAATTATCCTGCCATGACCATCTATGCTCAGCATGGATGACCTGGTGCTACACAGTTTACTACTGTTAGGGCACATAGTAAACTGTTCATATTTTAGATCTCTGGGACcatgagtttattttttgttcgtAGAGACTCAACTTTTTCTCTTCCCTAAGAGACcactatgtttttcttttcctgatTTCGATTACATTTTTTCTTCTAGGCTTCTTTCACTAATGTTATTCAGCTCAAATAAATGCAGATGACCAAATTGCTAGTTAGTTCATCTGCCCGCATTCCTTTTCCGAACTCAACAATGAGGAGGGAGCTATGCATAGCAACCATCAAGACAGGAGAGATGATCAATTTGGCCTTGGGCACAAGCCACCTAGAGAGCCCCTGCCCTCTACCTCCTCGGTGGGATCCGAAGTACAGCAAGGAGCGAGTAGATCAGGCAAAGTATTCTCTGAGCATGCTGGGAAAATTCAACGATGCAATCTTCTGCGGTGACATGAACTGGGATGACAAAGTGGATGGTCCCTTCCCTCTACCGGACGGCTGGGTTGACGCTTGGGTGGAGATGAGGCCAGGTGACAATGGATGGACCTATGATACAAAAGCCAATGCCATGCTTTCAGCCAACTTTAAGCAGCAGAAGAGGATGGACCGGTTTGTGTGCAAGCTGTCGAATTTCAAGATCGACGACATTGAGATGATCGGAAAAGAGGCGATTCCAGGCGTCACGTACTACAAGGAGAAGATTGTTCGCAAGGAGCTTCATAAGCTGGACCTACCTGTCCTACCCAGCAAACATTTTGGGCTTGTTCTGACCATTACTCGTCAGGACGACATTTTGTGATCACAAACTCACAATGATCCTATGTTTTCGTGATCGATGTGTCTCCTATATGTTTAGCATGACAATAGTTCCGTGGATTGACAATAGTGTGAAAATATGAACTGACGTAGTTGCCACTGTTAGGCCTATGTTCATCTATGTGATGAAAGCACCCGTGTGGTGCTAAAAACTGGAGAAGATATGTTACAGTGGTGGTTCCATTTGTGATTATGGTTGCCAATTATTGTAAATGGAGATGATTGGCAATTGCTTGCTTCACTTGAATGGCATATTGCAGTTTTCATATGGTTGCTGCTGTTGATACATTCAAGCATCTATACCCCTAAATAGTGGTGATGGTGGGCGGTGTTTATCCTCTACTATTATGCTAGTATCATTACAAACCactgatatatatagattttacTATCATAGGACCCCacatattagtatttataacCCTACCATTAACTCCCTATTCcttacaagaaaaaataactataaaaccCACGTGTCAACCGCTCCCACTAATACTTCGCTTTTTGTGAGAAGAACAAAAACTATGGAAACAATAGGCCTacatatcaataaaaatatatcattaattaaaagatgatatatatatatatatagaaaataatggtaATAACATGTTAATGATGATTCTTTAATAAAATCTCATTGCAACGCATATGCAATATAATATGCTAGttaatctaaattttcaaaacatcaATTACAATATATCAATATTGCTTCTACAAAACTTGAAGGGCAGCCATTGTATTGATTGTTTTGTGTCAGAATTCTAATACTCAAACTAAAAAGGTTACAAACTTGATGAG
It encodes the following:
- the LOC102705849 gene encoding uncharacterized protein LOC102705849, translated to MFSLSPATAAAAAEGSSWECDPCARSSRPGFRCGSCGAPPRWACGGCTLFNPSGTGKCAACRASRPVEIDDEEDGDGPATPPPPSGPRKRACAGEEGERVDESDAPPPAAKKGNFENKWDKKTFKIMTYNVWIREDIELRRRLDALGELIQLHSPDLICFQEVTPYMYQLLEKSDWWQEYECLLSRQMAMRKSHFCMQMTKLLVSSSARIPFPNSTMRRELCIATIKTGEMINLALGTSHLESPCPLPPRWDPKYSKERVDQAKYSLSMLGKFNDAIFCGDMNWDDKVDGPFPLPDGWVDAWVEMRPGDNGWTYDTKANAMLSANFKQQKRMDRFVCKLSNFKIDDIEMIGKEAIPGVTYYKEKIVRKELHKLDLPVLPSKHFGLVLTITRQDDIL